One Bacillus sp. FJAT-52991 genomic region harbors:
- a CDS encoding SGNH/GDSL hydrolase family protein, whose product MRKLKKAWLLVVAFVCSLSACSGQEKEVEVVPKDLRVVSVGDSLTEGIGDSTKTGGYIPYLQDNLVQLEEVKSATFTNYGVKGNRTDQLLERLDEQKVKESIKKADFVIITIGGNDIMKVFKENFGELKVKQFEQERKDYEKRLNDIIVKVRQSNQEAGIVLVGLYNPFMEMLDDVEEVEEILQDWNETSKQTIEKYDRTTFVPVEDLFTNSKEDLFYDDQFHPNDRGYELIGERIFDTIKGEELEELTNQKIMYVKEEKR is encoded by the coding sequence GTGAGGAAGTTGAAGAAAGCATGGCTTCTTGTCGTTGCTTTCGTATGTAGTTTATCTGCCTGTTCTGGACAAGAGAAAGAGGTAGAGGTAGTTCCGAAAGATTTACGCGTAGTGTCTGTAGGAGATTCCTTAACCGAGGGAATAGGAGATAGTACGAAAACAGGGGGCTATATCCCTTATTTACAAGATAATTTAGTTCAGTTGGAAGAAGTAAAGAGTGCGACATTTACGAATTATGGAGTCAAGGGGAATCGTACGGATCAGCTTCTTGAACGGTTAGATGAGCAGAAAGTGAAAGAGTCGATTAAGAAGGCAGATTTTGTGATTATTACTATTGGCGGAAATGATATTATGAAAGTATTTAAAGAAAATTTCGGCGAGTTGAAGGTGAAACAATTTGAACAAGAGAGAAAGGATTATGAAAAGCGATTAAATGACATTATTGTAAAGGTGCGGCAAAGTAATCAAGAGGCGGGCATTGTATTAGTTGGTCTATATAATCCGTTTATGGAAATGCTTGATGATGTAGAAGAAGTGGAAGAGATTTTGCAGGATTGGAATGAAACTAGTAAACAAACGATAGAAAAGTATGATCGAACGACCTTTGTTCCTGTTGAAGATCTGTTTACCAATTCGAAAGAGGATTTGTTTTATGACGATCAATTTCACCCGAATGATCGGGGGTATGAGTTGATTGGAGAGCGGATTTTTGACACAATTAAAGGGGAAGAGTTAGAAGAATTAACGAATCAGAAAATTATGTATGTAAAAGAGGAAAAAAGATGA
- a CDS encoding sporulation protein, with amino-acid sequence MSFFNKVLASFGVGGARVDTKLERSEYTAGEMMRGKVEIYGGNVPQEIDSIYLKVNTTYTRETDDRKYTDYASVTKQKLNEPFTIGAGEMKVIPFELELPMDTPITYGTTRVWVETGLDIKNAVDPEDKDYIEVRPTLLATKILEQIESLGFRLRKVECEQASLKISSHYPFVQEFEFAPTAGAFRGRLDELELMFISQTEQSARLLIEVDRKARGLGGFLAEALEMDESHINVHITAQDVPRLKEKLTEIISAHM; translated from the coding sequence ATGTCATTTTTTAATAAAGTACTAGCAAGTTTTGGTGTAGGCGGAGCGAGAGTTGATACGAAGTTGGAGCGATCAGAATATACGGCTGGAGAGATGATGCGCGGGAAGGTTGAAATTTATGGCGGTAACGTTCCTCAAGAAATCGATTCGATTTACTTAAAGGTAAATACAACGTACACGCGTGAAACGGATGATCGTAAGTATACAGATTATGCTTCAGTAACAAAGCAGAAGCTGAATGAGCCTTTTACGATCGGAGCAGGGGAAATGAAAGTGATTCCATTTGAACTGGAATTGCCTATGGATACGCCGATCACTTATGGTACGACTCGCGTATGGGTCGAGACGGGGTTAGATATTAAAAATGCGGTCGACCCAGAAGATAAAGACTACATAGAAGTTCGCCCAACTTTGCTTGCGACTAAGATCTTAGAACAAATTGAGTCGCTTGGTTTCCGTTTGCGTAAAGTTGAGTGTGAACAAGCTTCTCTAAAAATTTCTAGTCACTATCCGTTCGTACAAGAATTTGAATTTGCACCAACAGCAGGGGCATTCCGTGGTCGACTTGATGAGCTTGAACTGATGTTTATTTCGCAAACAGAGCAATCTGCTCGTCTATTAATTGAAGTCGATCGCAAAGCGAGAGGGCTAGGTGGTTTTCTTGCGGAGGCGCTTGAAATGGATGAAAGCCATATCAATGTTCACATTACGGCTCAAGATGTACCGCGACTAAAAGAGAAGTTAACAGAAATCATTTCTGCTCACATGTAA
- a CDS encoding DUF2750 domain-containing protein has protein sequence MLFWSDEAYARQCAIEEWSDYKPSAIPLEEFMNSWLNGMDEDGLLVGVNWNAKLIGLEVEPNVLYKELKETINK, from the coding sequence ATGCTTTTTTGGTCGGATGAGGCATATGCTCGTCAATGTGCGATAGAGGAATGGTCGGATTATAAGCCGTCAGCGATACCTTTAGAAGAGTTTATGAATAGTTGGCTAAATGGAATGGATGAAGATGGTTTGTTAGTTGGTGTTAATTGGAATGCAAAACTAATTGGATTAGAAGTCGAACCAAATGTTTTGTATAAAGAGTTAAAAGAAACAATTAACAAATAA
- a CDS encoding ATP-binding protein: protein MSRFINSVSLKNYRGFEDEAVIEFANINNITFLVGPNNSGKSLITRAFSILKYNVSGTFSNKFSLEDFQDSDFNNLNIESPITLEFDINTSVFNGSQIVELVKILPWSTIKLCIEVRKINGNFVCCLKLGKENSYSHEFDKSKNDFIYNSSNPLSSSLGMSKDEIEMLCKTMYIEVSSRVMVFDAIRSFDRRESDFYKNGSEILKWLHENRSQAEIGRCKKQVREWLKNVFNLDDPSEVVADIEKKQLKFTFDYFQFSSEEIGTGYTMLYILLMEIVRNKKEIILIDEIESHLQPGLVRQLIQLIRTHGNSQYVLATHSPTVLECADKEDILYRFNKNDGKCNFENFFRNNEGINKFREVCNELGVIPGDALLSNTVIWVEGPSEMFWLRAWLKAYYPIFKENNDIENNLIEGLHYSILLTGGSNIGHYGFAEQETPIEILEEELVLKVLKVNPNPFVVVDSDNAAIGSAKHERMIRIGEELNQINSLNPILRENCLADINSDNVKEVINLWILEGKELENYVHPQLLKNFYTERSSQRASKITGINSEIDWDVYSQTQGVGEILESRGISGVKKDSGTIIHKNDLARYIFRNLGSIYFQESPSEIEKPNGEMLADLKRNLDKLISYILTINNIKVKSLVFK, encoded by the coding sequence ATGAGTAGATTTATAAATAGTGTAAGTTTAAAAAACTATAGAGGTTTTGAAGATGAAGCAGTTATAGAGTTTGCGAATATTAATAATATAACATTTCTTGTTGGTCCAAATAATTCAGGGAAATCGTTGATTACAAGAGCATTTTCAATTTTAAAATACAATGTGAGTGGAACGTTCTCAAATAAATTTTCATTAGAGGATTTTCAGGACAGTGATTTTAATAATTTAAATATAGAATCCCCTATAACGTTAGAATTTGATATTAATACTAGTGTGTTTAATGGAAGTCAAATTGTTGAGTTAGTAAAAATATTACCGTGGTCGACTATCAAACTATGTATTGAAGTAAGGAAAATAAATGGGAATTTTGTTTGTTGTTTAAAGCTTGGCAAAGAAAATTCATATTCTCACGAATTTGATAAAAGTAAAAATGATTTTATTTACAATTCTTCCAATCCTTTGTCGAGTTCTTTAGGAATGAGTAAAGATGAAATAGAAATGTTATGTAAGACTATGTATATAGAAGTAAGTTCTAGAGTTATGGTCTTTGATGCAATTCGATCGTTTGATAGAAGAGAATCGGATTTTTATAAAAATGGTTCAGAAATACTTAAATGGCTTCATGAAAATCGTTCACAAGCAGAAATAGGTAGATGTAAAAAACAAGTAAGAGAATGGTTGAAAAATGTATTCAATTTAGATGATCCAAGCGAAGTAGTAGCTGACATTGAAAAGAAACAATTAAAGTTCACTTTTGATTATTTTCAATTTTCTTCGGAGGAAATTGGAACAGGGTATACCATGTTATATATTCTACTTATGGAAATAGTAAGAAATAAAAAAGAAATAATATTAATTGATGAGATAGAAAGTCACTTACAACCGGGGTTAGTAAGACAACTTATTCAACTTATTAGAACGCATGGAAATTCTCAATATGTATTAGCGACTCATTCTCCTACTGTATTGGAGTGTGCCGATAAAGAAGATATATTATATAGATTTAATAAAAATGACGGGAAATGTAACTTTGAAAACTTTTTTAGAAATAATGAAGGCATAAATAAATTTAGAGAAGTTTGTAATGAATTAGGTGTAATTCCTGGTGATGCATTATTATCTAATACGGTTATTTGGGTTGAAGGTCCTTCAGAGATGTTTTGGTTAAGAGCATGGTTAAAAGCTTATTATCCAATTTTTAAAGAAAATAATGATATAGAAAATAACTTAATCGAAGGATTACATTATTCAATTTTACTAACAGGAGGAAGCAATATTGGACATTATGGATTTGCAGAACAGGAAACTCCAATTGAGATTTTAGAAGAGGAATTAGTACTCAAAGTCTTAAAAGTAAATCCTAATCCATTTGTAGTAGTGGATTCAGACAATGCTGCGATAGGTTCTGCTAAGCATGAGAGAATGATAAGAATTGGAGAAGAACTAAATCAAATAAATTCTTTAAATCCAATTCTTAGAGAGAATTGTTTAGCAGATATAAATAGCGATAACGTTAAAGAGGTAATAAATTTATGGATTCTAGAGGGAAAAGAATTAGAAAATTATGTGCATCCACAACTATTGAAAAATTTCTACACTGAAAGATCGTCACAGCGTGCTTCAAAAATTACGGGAATAAATAGTGAGATAGATTGGGATGTATATTCTCAAACTCAAGGTGTAGGAGAAATTTTAGAGAGTAGAGGAATTAGTGGTGTGAAAAAAGATAGTGGAACAATAATCCATAAAAATGATTTAGCAAGATATATTTTTAGAAACTTAGGTTCTATATATTTCCAAGAAAGTCCTAGTGAGATAGAAAAACCTAATGGAGAAATGTTAGCAGATTTGAAAAGAAATTTGGATAAACTTATATCATATATTCTTACTATAAATAATATTAAGGTCAAATCCCTAGTTTTTAAATGA
- a CDS encoding YozE family protein: MRKSFFHYLMKYREEPPRDDIADFANHAFKDHSFPKGEANYDELSRYLELNGLYLRSMSIFDEAWERYIEEEKD, encoded by the coding sequence GTGCGAAAATCGTTTTTTCATTATTTAATGAAGTATCGGGAGGAACCTCCACGCGATGATATAGCTGATTTTGCCAATCATGCGTTTAAGGATCACAGCTTTCCAAAGGGGGAAGCAAACTATGATGAATTAAGTCGATATTTAGAGCTTAATGGGTTGTATTTACGGAGCATGTCCATCTTTGATGAAGCGTGGGAAAGATACATCGAGGAAGAAAAAGATTAA
- a CDS encoding YpmS family protein, with product MRNVWKYAFIGVLAVNLLVLIAIGVILFSPMKDDAIPTSTPLEGAVEFQMTSNKEDLNRLIQSYIEEEAKNSPIELNMYLKDEVIMYGKIPVFSSDVDYKLTFEPKALENGDIMLKQKELKVGQVNLPVSYVMNAAKNAYPFPDWVKFMPNDQMIYLSLNDLELENGMKVRADQFNLKKDDIQFTFMLLGEEPQTNAAQK from the coding sequence ATGAGAAATGTTTGGAAATATGCGTTTATCGGAGTGTTAGCGGTGAACTTATTGGTGTTGATCGCTATTGGTGTGATATTGTTCTCTCCTATGAAAGACGATGCGATACCGACATCCACTCCACTAGAAGGTGCGGTTGAGTTTCAAATGACGTCGAATAAAGAAGATTTAAATAGGCTGATACAATCCTATATTGAGGAAGAAGCAAAAAATAGTCCAATAGAATTGAATATGTACTTGAAAGATGAAGTCATTATGTATGGAAAAATACCTGTGTTTTCAAGTGACGTGGATTATAAGCTCACGTTTGAACCGAAAGCATTAGAAAACGGGGACATTATGTTAAAGCAAAAAGAACTGAAGGTTGGGCAAGTGAATCTTCCTGTTTCTTATGTGATGAATGCGGCTAAAAATGCCTACCCATTCCCAGACTGGGTGAAATTTATGCCAAACGATCAAATGATCTACCTTTCGTTGAATGATTTAGAATTAGAAAACGGTATGAAAGTGCGTGCTGATCAATTTAATTTGAAAAAAGATGATATTCAATTTACATTCATGCTTCTAGGAGAAGAACCACAAACTAACGCCGCTCAAAAGTAA
- a CDS encoding PCYCGC motif-containing (lipo)protein encodes MRVFTYFVVLSSLLLLIAGCSSASNEESEGQRATESESHSDHMHTQPNGDLQEETTSVDEMPKFLQDKDDQMQTIYLAAAKNPEVLESMPCYCGCGESADHKSNLNCFVAEINEEKVVWDDHGTRCGVCLEIAAESVLMHQEGKSLKEIRDYIDNKYNDGYAEPTPTPMPAA; translated from the coding sequence ATGCGAGTATTCACTTACTTTGTCGTTCTCAGTAGTTTGCTTTTGCTAATCGCCGGCTGCTCTTCTGCTAGTAATGAAGAAAGTGAAGGCCAAAGAGCCACTGAGTCTGAATCCCATTCGGATCATATGCATACCCAGCCAAACGGCGACCTCCAAGAAGAAACCACTTCCGTTGATGAAATGCCAAAATTCTTACAAGATAAAGATGATCAAATGCAAACCATTTATCTAGCAGCAGCCAAAAACCCAGAAGTACTAGAATCCATGCCATGCTATTGCGGCTGCGGCGAATCAGCTGATCACAAAAGCAACTTAAACTGCTTCGTAGCTGAGATCAATGAAGAAAAAGTCGTATGGGACGACCACGGCACAAGATGCGGCGTCTGCCTTGAAATCGCAGCCGAATCTGTCCTCATGCACCAAGAAGGCAAATCCTTAAAAGAAATCCGCGACTACATTGACAACAAATACAACGACGGCTATGCCGAACCAACCCCAACGCCAATGCCTGCTGCTTAA
- a CDS encoding DegV family protein — MRKIKIVTDSSADIRQSDLEAYGITNVPLTILIDGESYLDGVEISPDEFLVKMQQAKELPKSSQPPVGRFLEVYDELGKDGSEILSIHMTGKMSGTVRSAQQAAEMSQSNVTVVDSEYISKALSFQVIEAAKMAEEGRTMDEIVAKLAEIRSQTKLYIVVDTLENLIKGGRIGKATGFIGSLLNIKPICNLDTAEVTPVTKVRSHAQVIKFLSKQLAEELNGKELMRVGLAHADGYELTRKLRDKVIELTGFEDIDIDTTTPIISTHTGLGAMAIMYWAK; from the coding sequence ATGAGAAAAATAAAAATAGTGACCGATTCGTCCGCAGATATAAGACAAAGTGATTTAGAGGCATACGGAATTACTAACGTGCCATTGACGATTTTAATAGACGGTGAATCTTATTTAGATGGGGTTGAAATTTCACCCGATGAATTCCTAGTGAAAATGCAGCAAGCGAAAGAGCTACCGAAAAGTTCGCAGCCCCCTGTCGGCCGTTTTTTAGAAGTGTATGATGAGCTTGGTAAGGATGGCAGTGAAATTTTATCGATTCATATGACAGGCAAAATGAGCGGAACGGTTCGCTCTGCCCAGCAAGCCGCTGAAATGAGCCAATCGAATGTGACGGTTGTGGATTCTGAGTATATTTCTAAAGCCTTATCTTTCCAAGTAATAGAAGCGGCAAAAATGGCTGAAGAAGGGCGAACAATGGATGAGATCGTTGCTAAATTAGCTGAAATTCGTTCGCAAACGAAGCTCTATATTGTTGTCGATACGTTAGAAAACTTAATTAAAGGCGGCCGCATTGGAAAAGCGACAGGATTTATCGGTTCTTTATTAAATATTAAACCGATTTGTAATCTGGATACTGCTGAAGTAACCCCTGTGACAAAAGTCCGCAGCCATGCACAAGTGATTAAATTTTTATCGAAGCAGCTAGCGGAAGAGTTAAACGGTAAAGAATTGATGAGAGTAGGTTTAGCTCATGCAGATGGATACGAATTAACTCGCAAGTTGAGGGACAAAGTGATTGAATTGACCGGTTTTGAAGATATCGACATAGATACGACTACGCCAATTATCTCCACCCATACTGGCCTTGGCGCCATGGCGATTATGTATTGGGCGAAATAA
- the deoD gene encoding purine-nucleoside phosphorylase: MSIHIGAKENEIAETVLLPGDPLRAKYIAETFLDNPVCYNEVRNMFGYTGTYKGKRVSVQGTGMGVPSISIYINELMQSYNVQNLIRVGTCGAIQKDVNVRDVILAMSASTDSQMNRFTFNGIDYAPTANWDLLKKAYDAGTEKGLHLKVGNVFTADMFYNDNAEHQKWADYGILAIEMETSALYTLAAKFGRKALSVLTVSDHIITGEETTAEERQTTFNEMIEVALEAAIQE; this comes from the coding sequence ATGAGCATTCACATTGGAGCAAAGGAAAACGAAATTGCTGAAACAGTCCTTTTACCAGGAGACCCTTTACGAGCAAAGTATATTGCTGAAACATTTTTAGACAATCCTGTTTGTTATAACGAGGTACGTAATATGTTCGGCTATACAGGTACTTATAAAGGAAAAAGAGTATCTGTCCAAGGTACTGGAATGGGTGTTCCATCCATCTCTATTTACATCAATGAATTAATGCAAAGCTACAATGTCCAGAACTTAATTCGAGTAGGCACGTGCGGAGCGATTCAAAAAGATGTGAACGTGCGTGACGTCATTTTAGCGATGAGCGCGTCGACGGATTCGCAAATGAACCGATTCACATTTAATGGCATCGATTATGCGCCGACAGCAAACTGGGATTTATTGAAGAAGGCCTATGATGCTGGTACAGAAAAAGGCCTTCATTTAAAAGTAGGTAACGTATTTACCGCAGATATGTTTTATAATGACAATGCTGAGCATCAAAAGTGGGCCGATTACGGCATTTTAGCGATTGAAATGGAAACGTCCGCTCTTTACACGCTTGCAGCGAAATTTGGCCGCAAAGCGCTTTCCGTACTAACTGTCAGTGATCATATTATTACGGGAGAAGAGACGACAGCGGAAGAACGGCAAACGACGTTTAATGAGATGATTGAAGTAGCTTTAGAAGCTGCTATTCAAGAATGA
- a CDS encoding M15 family metallopeptidase: protein MKKTGLLLSAVLLLGGCQSADEEKKAEKEKTEAVKEEKAEKKVNQPSGPQLEAAFFNEVKQVDGKAVIANPENVMALVNKEFALPGDYKPADLVRPNVPFSFGNQDIEKSYMRKEAAEAMEEMFQAAEADGIHLFAVSGYRSYERQQQILANQIAKVGEEKALEAVAPPGSSEHQTGLTMDISAESVQFDLVQSFETTPEGQWLEKNAHQFGFILRYPKNKEDITHYMYEPWHFRYVGKDAAKDIFENDWTLEEYFNNVEKI, encoded by the coding sequence ATGAAGAAAACAGGATTATTATTGTCTGCTGTATTATTACTTGGCGGATGTCAGTCAGCAGACGAAGAGAAGAAAGCAGAGAAAGAAAAAACTGAAGCGGTCAAAGAAGAGAAAGCAGAGAAAAAAGTCAATCAACCATCAGGGCCACAGCTGGAAGCGGCTTTTTTCAATGAAGTGAAGCAAGTGGATGGAAAAGCAGTGATTGCGAATCCAGAGAATGTGATGGCTTTAGTGAATAAGGAATTCGCTTTACCAGGAGACTATAAACCGGCCGATTTAGTTCGTCCAAATGTTCCTTTTTCTTTTGGGAATCAAGATATTGAAAAAAGCTATATGAGAAAAGAAGCAGCTGAAGCGATGGAAGAGATGTTCCAAGCAGCCGAGGCAGACGGCATTCATTTATTTGCTGTTTCCGGGTATCGTTCCTATGAGCGACAGCAACAAATTTTGGCGAATCAAATCGCCAAAGTGGGGGAAGAGAAAGCATTAGAAGCAGTGGCTCCACCGGGTTCTAGTGAGCATCAAACAGGTTTAACGATGGACATTTCAGCAGAAAGTGTTCAATTCGACCTTGTTCAATCGTTTGAAACGACACCGGAAGGCCAATGGTTAGAAAAAAATGCTCATCAATTTGGCTTCATTTTACGTTATCCGAAAAACAAAGAAGATATTACACATTATATGTATGAGCCATGGCATTTTCGTTATGTCGGAAAAGATGCGGCGAAAGACATCTTTGAAAATGACTGGACACTAGAAGAATATTTCAACAACGTAGAGAAAATTTAA
- a CDS encoding ABC transporter ATP-binding protein → MLRLNQIYKVFYEGTPDEKIALNQVNLQLNPGDFVTVIGSNGAGKSTLMNIVSGKLFPDIGTVTIDGMNMSTLPEHKRARKIGRVFQDPLAGTAPTMTIEENLALAYNRTKTRTLAFGVTKSKRDFFREQLEMLHLGLENRLSAKVGLLSGGERQALSLLMATFTKPNILLLDEHTAALDPARAELITNLTKEIVAKFELTTLMVTHNMQQALDLGNRLIMMDKGQIIFEANEQEKPDLTVEKLLAEFQRIRGEAMLSDRSLLA, encoded by the coding sequence TTGCTTCGGTTAAATCAAATATATAAAGTGTTCTATGAGGGAACTCCCGATGAAAAAATTGCCCTTAACCAAGTGAATTTGCAGCTGAATCCAGGTGACTTTGTGACGGTGATCGGCAGTAATGGGGCGGGAAAATCAACGTTAATGAACATTGTATCGGGTAAACTATTTCCCGATATAGGTACGGTCACGATTGATGGGATGAATATGTCGACGTTACCAGAACATAAACGGGCAAGAAAAATTGGCCGCGTGTTTCAAGATCCACTGGCTGGTACGGCACCTACCATGACGATCGAAGAAAATTTGGCACTTGCTTATAATCGCACAAAAACAAGAACGTTAGCCTTTGGCGTGACCAAAAGTAAGCGGGATTTTTTCCGCGAGCAGTTGGAAATGCTTCATCTCGGCTTGGAAAATCGTCTATCGGCAAAAGTCGGTTTATTATCAGGAGGGGAACGCCAAGCCTTGTCACTTTTGATGGCTACCTTTACAAAGCCGAATATTTTATTGCTTGATGAACATACAGCCGCACTTGATCCGGCACGAGCGGAATTGATCACGAATTTAACGAAAGAGATCGTTGCCAAATTCGAGCTAACAACGCTGATGGTGACACATAATATGCAGCAAGCATTAGACCTTGGTAACCGTCTCATTATGATGGATAAAGGACAAATTATTTTTGAAGCGAATGAACAGGAAAAGCCAGATTTAACGGTAGAGAAATTACTAGCAGAATTTCAACGGATTCGCGGCGAAGCGATGTTAAGCGACCGCTCGCTGCTGGCATAA
- a CDS encoding ATP-binding protein, with protein sequence MKEGGINLISAKDDHFGQVVSISGMNLIIELNKDLLQRNLEQQIIIDGKVVKMHVGIVGDIFLIGDLDSNNIHFGIFEEVKLVTSYEDVANNQNQFTNQSVSNDKNKAVAIAKIIGYQDKSIEDRLKFQRGIGHYPRFNSKCYLLTSDEKKSLFSLSNGEGIKVGNVAGIESEEVAIHIDKFLGKHSVILGSTGSGKSSTVASILQKILKEYQYSHILFFDLHDEYSAAFNSEEFSKRVNKINSNGFKLPYWLLNFEEFQSIFLGDMDSTKNGDGIRILKEQILKLKEKEHDKIKTQVGDIEKISINSPIYFDIDMLLDDITKLNRRTIWRSDNALALNEDGTDFLVSQGNTNVDRPGKGQDKVNQDLNYFGKLNQVIEKISSIRNDRRFTFLFQDDVEDSLFIKSYLENLLCIPKDEDKAQLTILDLSKIPSEVTPVIIGIVSRICFEFKLWEENSNTLPFYLVFEEAHNYIPKETTSNTRLTKKYIERIAKEGRKYGITQLIISQRPSDLSSTIISQCSNFFVLRVTNPEDQAFIRHVLPDHLSALTNMIPLFQNGETLIVGECVPLPIKGIIDKPNPAPNSNDVSFKEAWSKPLDSYDISKTIFRWWDVKENE encoded by the coding sequence TTGAAAGAAGGAGGAATTAATTTGATAAGCGCTAAGGACGATCATTTTGGTCAAGTAGTTTCGATTTCTGGAATGAATCTAATTATTGAGTTAAATAAGGATTTGTTACAAAGAAATTTAGAACAGCAAATTATAATTGATGGAAAAGTAGTAAAAATGCATGTTGGAATTGTAGGAGATATATTTTTAATCGGTGATTTGGATTCAAATAATATTCACTTTGGCATTTTTGAAGAAGTTAAGTTGGTTACATCGTATGAAGATGTTGCGAATAATCAAAATCAATTTACAAATCAATCAGTTTCAAATGATAAAAATAAAGCAGTGGCCATTGCAAAAATAATTGGGTATCAAGATAAATCTATTGAAGACCGCTTAAAATTCCAACGAGGTATAGGGCATTATCCAAGATTTAACTCAAAATGTTACCTCCTAACTTCGGATGAAAAAAAATCCTTGTTTTCACTTTCTAACGGAGAAGGGATTAAAGTAGGAAATGTTGCTGGAATAGAAAGTGAAGAAGTAGCAATACATATTGATAAGTTTTTAGGTAAACATTCGGTAATTTTAGGTTCTACTGGATCAGGTAAATCTAGCACAGTAGCAAGTATATTACAAAAAATATTAAAAGAATATCAATACAGTCATATATTATTTTTTGATTTACATGACGAATACTCAGCTGCATTTAATTCTGAAGAATTTTCAAAAAGGGTAAATAAAATCAATTCAAATGGTTTTAAGCTACCTTATTGGTTGTTAAATTTTGAAGAATTTCAATCTATATTTTTAGGTGATATGGATAGTACTAAGAATGGCGACGGTATAAGGATATTAAAAGAGCAAATATTGAAATTAAAAGAAAAAGAACATGATAAGATTAAAACTCAAGTTGGAGATATAGAAAAGATAAGTATAAACTCACCTATATATTTTGATATTGATATGTTATTGGATGATATTACTAAGTTGAATAGAAGAACAATTTGGAGGTCCGATAATGCGTTAGCTCTAAATGAAGATGGCACTGATTTCTTAGTAAGTCAGGGAAATACGAATGTTGATAGGCCAGGAAAAGGACAAGATAAAGTTAATCAAGATCTTAATTATTTTGGTAAACTAAATCAAGTAATCGAAAAAATTTCAAGTATAAGAAACGATAGAAGGTTTACATTTTTATTTCAGGATGATGTAGAGGATTCTTTATTTATCAAAAGCTATCTAGAGAATTTATTGTGTATTCCTAAGGACGAAGATAAAGCCCAACTTACAATTCTTGATCTTTCAAAAATTCCATCAGAAGTAACACCGGTAATAATTGGAATTGTTAGTAGAATATGTTTTGAGTTTAAGTTATGGGAAGAAAATTCAAATACGTTACCTTTTTATTTAGTATTTGAAGAAGCACATAATTATATTCCAAAAGAAACTACATCAAATACAAGATTAACCAAAAAATATATTGAAAGAATAGCAAAAGAAGGAAGGAAATATGGTATAACACAGCTGATAATTAGCCAACGGCCTTCAGATTTATCTTCAACAATAATTTCTCAGTGTTCTAACTTTTTTGTTTTAAGGGTTACTAATCCAGAAGATCAAGCATTTATTAGACACGTTTTACCTGATCATTTAAGTGCATTGACTAATATGATTCCTCTTTTTCAGAATGGTGAGACACTAATAGTGGGGGAATGTGTTCCATTACCTATAAAAGGAATTATTGATAAGCCTAACCCTGCTCCTAATTCTAATGATGTTTCATTTAAAGAAGCTTGGTCAAAACCGCTAGATTCATATGATATTAGTAAAACAATATTTAGATGGTGGGATGTTAAAGAAAATGAGTAG